The nucleotide sequence GCGTCGATGCTGAGCAAGTCGCCATCGACAATTTCGAGCCATTTTAAAAAGGGAAAAGGGGAGGAGCTGGTGATGATTTTCAAAACTGTCACAGCTGTTCTTGATTCTATCGAACATAAGGCATTTGATGATTCGTCAACTGACAAGCTGATTGCGTCAATTCGCTCAAGCTTGCAGAGTTCGTCAGCCGAATGGTTTTCGAAAAGGGAGGGAGATGGGAGCGTATGATTGTACTTAGTCTTATTCTGGCCCATTTAACGGCTGACTTTCTGCTTCAGACTGATGAAATGGTCAGGGAAAAGCGGAAGTATTTAAAAAAGCATTTGCTTCATCATGCGTTTATCCTCCTGGCTGTTTTGCTTTGTTTCTGGCTGACCAAATTCGAGATGGTAAATCCGCTGAAAAATGTTGTTCTGCCATTGGTTTTCATAATTGGAACTCATGGTGTGATAGATTTTCTTAAGCTGAAACTGCTGGATAGGACGACTGACAAGCAAAATATGAAAAACCTTCTCTATTTTCTTGGTGATCAGTTTTTGCATCTTGTTATGATTGTGTTAGCATGCCACTTCTTTTTAAATGTATCGTACAGCGCAATTGCCCAAAAAGGAATCATGCTGATAACGGAGAAATCTTCACTCAGTGTACCGAATGCCCTTTTATTTATTGCCATTATTCTAATTGTTACTACTAGTGTAAGCGGGCATGTCATCCGTATGGTGCTAGGGACACTTCCGGCGCAGCTGCTTTCGTTTGAAGGGCGCTATGCATTCAAGAATGAGAGAAAAGAAGATAAGATGAATGCAGCAGGCGGACTGACGGAGGAGTATACGTATTTCACATTTAATAAACATGATCTGTCCAGAGGAAAGCTGATTGGATATATTGAAAGGCTGCTTGTACTGATTTTGACGTTTTACAGTGCATATCCCGCCATCGGTTTCATTGTGACGGCGAAATCGATCGCCCGCTTTAAGCAGATGGATGACCGAAACTGGGCGGAGTATTTTCTTCTCGGGACTTTAACTTCGATGTTTCTGGGCATAGCTTTGGGGCTGCTTTTGAGGGAAGTGCTGCTTTAAAACGAGGGGGGAAAAGATGAAACAGATTATTGCGATGGGCGGGGGTGGGTTTTCCATGGAGCCTGATAATTTGTTGTTGGATCACTATATTCTGAATCAATCACTGAAGCCGAATCCGAAAATATGTTTCGTGTCCACAGCTAGTGGAGATCAGGATGGATATATTCAACGGTTTTATCATGCTTTTCATTCTATGGCATGTAAACCTGATCACTTGGCATTATTTGATCCGCACTTTAAGGATATTGAGGATTTCGTCATGTCCCAGGATATCTTGTACGTGGGCGGGGGAAGTACCCGGAATCTGCTTGTTTTATGGAAAGAATGGGGACTCGATCTTCTATTTAAAAGAGCATATCAAAACGGCACGGTCCTTGCAGGGCTTAGTGCTGGAGCGAATTGCTGGTTTGAAGAGGGATTGACTGATCCTTTAAATGCTCCGCTGTACAAAATAAATGGACTGGGATTTATCAAAGGGAGTATTTGTCCTCATTATGATGGCGAGGAAAAGAGAAGACCGTCATTTCATAAACTTGTACGTTCTGGCAGTATGATAGCTGGGTTTGGCATGGAAGATGGGGCAGCCGTGCATTTTAAAGACGGACAAGTTTATAAATGCATCAGTTCGAGGCCTAATGCCAAGGTCTATTTTTTGGAGGAAAACGCAGGCAGAATCCATGAGGAACCTCTGCAAATGATGTACCTGGGCGGTCTGCCATGATTAACCCGATTGCAGAGTTCCGGATTTAATGAGGATTTTTAGTAAGCAGGAAATAGATGCATCTTTTTTAAAGCTGTGCTAATACTAACCAAAAAGAGCAAGGGCAGGGTCATTTAATGGAAAAAAAGTTGCTGAAAGGCCTTTTTGGTTTGTGCGTGGTATTATTTCCTTTTGCAATGAAACGATCAGCTCTAAAAGAAGTGCTGATTATCTTTCTCGGGAAAGGCGTCATCTCGACACTAATGGATGTGTTTTATGTCAGGACAAAGCGAATTGCCTATCCTGTCAGGCCATTACCGCATATTTATAAAACCAATATTTTATATGATTTTCTCTTTTTCCCGCTGCTGAGTGTTTTTTGGATCAGACAGTGCTATAAAGACAGGCTGCCGATGGTTCTGCTGAAAAGCCTTACCTGGAGTGTGCCGATGTCCATTGGGCAGTGGTATTTGGAAAAGACGACGAACCTATTTCACTGGAAAAGGTGGACGATTTTTCATACGTTCGGCTGTGTAACTTTTACACTTCTTGCAATTCGGGGACTTATTGAAATGGTGAAACGAAACGAACATAAATCTCCAATAGAAGAAATGGGATCTTAAGACCCTGTTTTCTTAAAGCTAAAAACATCTGTGATGACACAGATGTTTTTTATATGCATCAATAGTACATATATATACTTGATAACTATTTAATGATAGGGTTTTTTTGAATAAAAATTCATTTTCTTGTAACTAGTAGTTGTAAAATTCAGAATTTATCTTATAATTACCTATATGATAGGTATACAGGATTGAAAGGGGATGAAGGCGTTTATTAAAAAACAGCTTGTACATGAACTGGTTGCTGATGAAATTAAGCAATATATTAGAACTCACAGCATTCAAAAAGGGGATAAGCTCCCTTCGATGGGAGAGCTTGCAGAAATGTTCAGAGTAAGCCGGACGAGTATCAGAGAAGCTCTGAGACAGCTTGAAGCCGTACACTTTGTTGAGATTATTAATGGAAAAGGAATTTTAGTGAAAGATGCTGATTTTCATCACCTTCAGACACGAATTAAAATTGAATGCGATCTGGAGTATCTATTGAACCTATGTGATGTGAGAAGGGGGCTTGAGGGCAGGGCAATTGAACTTGCAGTCAAAAAGATAACAGAAGAGCAGCTGGAGAAAATGGAACATAATCTCATGATCTTTAAAAAAGTCAAAATCCTGACTGCTGAATCTGTTCAGGCTGATTATCTTTTTCATCAAACTTTATATGAAGCTTCACATAATCCTGTCCTGACAAAAATGATTATTACTGTATACAATGATTTTTACGAATTTTGGGAAAAGCATGCAGACTTGTCGTCTTTTTTTGAAGATACCTATCAGTTTCATGAAGACCTATTTCATTGGATAAGAGAGAAGGATGGATATAGAGCTAAGGAAGCCTTTCAACTTATGGTGGATGTGCTGGAAGCAAAGATAAGAGAACTACTATAGAGAAACGGGGTAGAGGGATGGGACAAAACAGGGATAATCAAAAGGTTGCAAAAAAAGCGTTAGTTGCAAGTTTAATAGGAAGTTCAATTGAATGGTACGATTATTTTCTTTATGGAACAATCGCAGCTCTGATTTTCAGCAAGCTGTATTTTCCGTCTGGAGATCCGGTTGTCGGTTTGATGCTTGCGTATACGTCATTTGCATTGCCATTCTTTATCCGTCCGCTTGGAGGAATAATTTTCAGTCATATAGGGGATAAAATTGGACGGAAAAAGACACTCGTTATGACACTGTCACTTATGGGCGGTGCCACAGTTCTTATTGGCCTTCTGCCTACATATGAATCAATCGGTATTTGGGCTCCAATCTTATTAATCCTTCTTCGCCTTGTTCAGGGGCTTGGTATTGGAGGCGAGTGGGGTGGTGCATTGCTGCTTGCAACCGAATATGCACCTCCAAAAAAGAGAGGGTTTTTCGGAAGTATTCCTCAAATGGGTGTTACAATCGGCCTTCTTCTTGGTACGCTCTCGATTTCAGTCATGACGCTTCTGCCTAATGATCAATTTGAAGCCTGGGGATGGCGGGTACCATTTGTTCTAAGTGCCTTATTAGTACTTCTTGGTTTATGGATCCGAAACGGCATAGATGAAACACCTGCATTTAAAGAAGCTAAAGAGTCAGGCACCATTTCGAAAGTTCCTCTGGTTGACACGTTTAAATATCATTGGAAGGAAGTTTTAATTGCTGTAGGTGCTAAGGTTGTCGAAACAGCTCCGTTTTATATATTCGGCACGTTCATCATTTCATATGCAACATCGAATTTGAATTTTGACCGAAGTGATACCTTAAATGCTGTCACAATTGCAACGTTCGTCACAACGATTATGATTCCTTTTATGGGCAAGCTTTCTGACAAAGTTGGTCGAAAACCTCTATATATTGGGGGCACTATTGGTATGATTCTATATGCATTCCCATATTTTTACTTATTGTCACTTGATTCAGTATTCTGGTTGACAGTGGCTACTGTTATCGGCCTTGGCATTATATGGGCTCCTATTACTGCTGTTTTAGGTACGATGTTTTCTGAAATCTTCTCAACAAGCGTGCGCTATACAGGAGTAACAGTCGGTTATCAGCTGGGTGCAGCCCTTGCCGGAGGAACAGCGCCTCTGATTGCAACTGCCTTACTCAGCGCTTATAACAATTCATTTATTCCTGTTGCCATCTATATGATTGCGGCTGCAATTATCTCACTTACAGCTGTTTTGTTTACCAAGGAAACAAGACCTGTGGAAACGGATGGAGAACCTCAATCAAAGGCAGTATAAATGGAAAATCAGGGAGGCAATCATCCATGCTTGTGCTAAATGAAGCGTCAATAAAGAAAATTTATTCTATGAAGGATTGTTTAAAGGATACGGAGCAGGCATTTAGATACTATCAATCAAAGCAGACAAAAGCTCCTGTCAGGATGTCAGTTTCATATCCGGAAGCGGAGGCAGAAACTCTTTACATGCCGTCATTCATTGAAGCAGAGAAATACATGTCTGTAAAAGTGGTCAGTATTTTCCCGAAAAATGCAGAGGAAGGCAGAGATGTGCTCCAAAGCGTGATTTTGCTTACAGATGCGGTAACTGGAGAACATAAAGCCATAATGGGAGCGAGTTACCTTACAGTACTGCGGACAGGTGCATCAAGCGGTGCAGCCACTAAATATCTGTCAAGAAAGAACTCGAAAATTCTGGCGGTTATTGGATGCGGCGCACAGTCAATTGGACAGATTCAAGCTGTTATGTCTGTCAGGGAGATCAATGAAATCATTCTTTATAACCGGACGTCTGGCAAAGCTGAAGCATTAAGAGAAATCCTGCTTGAGCTTTATCCTGATTGTCAGGTTTATATTGAAGGAAATCCAGATGCAGCTGTTCATAGAGCTGATATTGTAAATTGCAGTACAAAATCCTCTGTGCCGCT is from Bacillus sp. FSL H8-0547 and encodes:
- a CDS encoding MFS transporter is translated as MGQNRDNQKVAKKALVASLIGSSIEWYDYFLYGTIAALIFSKLYFPSGDPVVGLMLAYTSFALPFFIRPLGGIIFSHIGDKIGRKKTLVMTLSLMGGATVLIGLLPTYESIGIWAPILLILLRLVQGLGIGGEWGGALLLATEYAPPKKRGFFGSIPQMGVTIGLLLGTLSISVMTLLPNDQFEAWGWRVPFVLSALLVLLGLWIRNGIDETPAFKEAKESGTISKVPLVDTFKYHWKEVLIAVGAKVVETAPFYIFGTFIISYATSNLNFDRSDTLNAVTIATFVTTIMIPFMGKLSDKVGRKPLYIGGTIGMILYAFPYFYLLSLDSVFWLTVATVIGLGIIWAPITAVLGTMFSEIFSTSVRYTGVTVGYQLGAALAGGTAPLIATALLSAYNNSFIPVAIYMIAAAIISLTAVLFTKETRPVETDGEPQSKAV
- a CDS encoding CBO0543 family protein, producing MEKKLLKGLFGLCVVLFPFAMKRSALKEVLIIFLGKGVISTLMDVFYVRTKRIAYPVRPLPHIYKTNILYDFLFFPLLSVFWIRQCYKDRLPMVLLKSLTWSVPMSIGQWYLEKTTNLFHWKRWTIFHTFGCVTFTLLAIRGLIEMVKRNEHKSPIEEMGS
- a CDS encoding DUF3307 domain-containing protein, whose protein sequence is MIVLSLILAHLTADFLLQTDEMVREKRKYLKKHLLHHAFILLAVLLCFWLTKFEMVNPLKNVVLPLVFIIGTHGVIDFLKLKLLDRTTDKQNMKNLLYFLGDQFLHLVMIVLACHFFLNVSYSAIAQKGIMLITEKSSLSVPNALLFIAIILIVTTSVSGHVIRMVLGTLPAQLLSFEGRYAFKNERKEDKMNAAGGLTEEYTYFTFNKHDLSRGKLIGYIERLLVLILTFYSAYPAIGFIVTAKSIARFKQMDDRNWAEYFLLGTLTSMFLGIALGLLLREVLL
- a CDS encoding ornithine cyclodeaminase family protein → MLVLNEASIKKIYSMKDCLKDTEQAFRYYQSKQTKAPVRMSVSYPEAEAETLYMPSFIEAEKYMSVKVVSIFPKNAEEGRDVLQSVILLTDAVTGEHKAIMGASYLTVLRTGASSGAATKYLSRKNSKILAVIGCGAQSIGQIQAVMSVREINEIILYNRTSGKAEALREILLELYPDCQVYIEGNPDAAVHRADIVNCSTKSSVPLFNGDIIKPGTHINAIGSYLPHMQEVDSKTLNKSSKIVVDTIEGVLQEAGDFLIPIANNEWQPQSIYGEISEIICSEKLGRTDEDEITFYKSVGIGYLDTMAAISIYKKAIKSGLGQEINL
- a CDS encoding peptidase E, which produces MKQIIAMGGGGFSMEPDNLLLDHYILNQSLKPNPKICFVSTASGDQDGYIQRFYHAFHSMACKPDHLALFDPHFKDIEDFVMSQDILYVGGGSTRNLLVLWKEWGLDLLFKRAYQNGTVLAGLSAGANCWFEEGLTDPLNAPLYKINGLGFIKGSICPHYDGEEKRRPSFHKLVRSGSMIAGFGMEDGAAVHFKDGQVYKCISSRPNAKVYFLEENAGRIHEEPLQMMYLGGLP
- a CDS encoding FadR/GntR family transcriptional regulator is translated as MKAFIKKQLVHELVADEIKQYIRTHSIQKGDKLPSMGELAEMFRVSRTSIREALRQLEAVHFVEIINGKGILVKDADFHHLQTRIKIECDLEYLLNLCDVRRGLEGRAIELAVKKITEEQLEKMEHNLMIFKKVKILTAESVQADYLFHQTLYEASHNPVLTKMIITVYNDFYEFWEKHADLSSFFEDTYQFHEDLFHWIREKDGYRAKEAFQLMVDVLEAKIRELL